A portion of the bacterium genome contains these proteins:
- a CDS encoding sugar-binding transcriptional regulator: MSGARALMAKVADLYYLRNLTQQTIAERLGLSRPTVSRLLTRSRTTGIVRIEVTPPDGTYHPLEHGLEEMFHLREAVVIGSRSESPTATRRALGRAAAAYLDRLLRGGERIGISWGMTLGAVIDHVRPRPLRTTVVPLVGGLGQAAPGIHANELARRLGEAHRGRVHLLHAPAIVAHRGVRDALLSDPRIHHVLDLARRVHVALVGIGALVPSSTLIESGYVAAAEIGALRRQGAVGDVCTRAFGLDGAPPSETLDARILAVTLDDLRRIPTVIGVAGGLEKAEAILGALRGGLVDVLVTDYLAARAVLRLAQAGTAAAGARYVGVRGNGAAGRDVRRARGVSALNEVGRRSETTGR, translated from the coding sequence GTGAGCGGCGCCCGGGCCCTGATGGCGAAAGTCGCCGACCTCTACTATCTGCGGAACCTGACCCAGCAGACGATCGCGGAGCGGCTCGGGCTCTCGCGGCCGACCGTGTCGCGGTTGCTGACGCGGTCGCGGACCACCGGGATCGTCCGGATTGAGGTCACCCCCCCGGACGGCACCTATCACCCGCTCGAACACGGGCTCGAAGAGATGTTCCATCTGCGCGAAGCGGTCGTGATCGGCAGCCGGAGCGAGTCGCCGACCGCGACGCGCCGTGCGCTCGGGCGGGCCGCCGCCGCATATCTCGACCGCCTGCTGCGAGGCGGCGAACGCATCGGGATCTCGTGGGGTATGACGTTGGGCGCCGTGATCGACCATGTACGCCCGCGTCCGCTCAGGACGACGGTGGTGCCGCTCGTCGGCGGGCTCGGCCAGGCGGCACCGGGCATTCACGCGAACGAGCTGGCGCGGCGCCTCGGAGAGGCGCATCGCGGACGCGTGCATCTGCTCCATGCTCCTGCGATCGTCGCCCACCGCGGCGTCCGGGATGCACTCCTCTCGGACCCGCGGATCCACCACGTGCTGGACCTCGCTCGACGCGTGCACGTCGCGCTGGTCGGGATCGGGGCGCTCGTTCCCTCGTCGACGCTCATCGAGAGCGGATATGTGGCCGCCGCGGAAATCGGCGCGCTGCGGCGGCAGGGTGCGGTGGGGGACGTGTGCACGCGGGCGTTCGGCCTCGACGGGGCGCCGCCGAGCGAGACCCTGGACGCGCGGATCCTGGCCGTGACGCTCGACGACCTCCGGCGGATTCCGACCGTGATCGGAGTCGCCGGCGGGCTGGAAAAGGCCGAGGCGATCCTCGGGGCCCTCCGCGGCGGTCTTGTGGACGTGCTCGTCACAGACTACCTGGCGGCGCGCGCGGTGCTTCGGCTGGCGCAGGCCGGCACCGCCGCGGCAGGCGCGCGGTACGTCGGGGTGCGCGGGAACGGCGCCGCCGGGCGGGACGTCCGGCGGGCGCGCGGAGTGTCCGCGCTGAACGAGGTCGGCCGCCGCTCGGAGACGACGGGCCGGTAG
- a CDS encoding ABC transporter substrate-binding protein, protein MDRWRTLRHWLVAALAALGLGLGGAWTVPLPDARAAAAPAPSGTITLYTSESEDDVNALAGDFMKRTPGVTVKIFRAGTGPVEAKIEAEEQAGRIQADVLWFADPGFLHDLSTKGQLGAYAPPAAHGVPREFHYDGNQYHEVRLIFNVIGYNTLAVHFKPTSWWDLAKPRYKGRAGMPNPFVSGAAFAGVGTFASMKGFGWDYYRALKQNNMQIIQANGDVLQKLASGEVVVAQIVDFFVRHAKADGSPVDYIVPSEGALVIPTPVAIVKGTGNLVAAQAFVNYLYTPAAQALFVQRSYIPVLPGVALPPGVPPLSSIKIIQPNLPYIAQHREDIKKTFTEIFGIQ, encoded by the coding sequence ATGGACCGGTGGCGGACGTTGCGGCATTGGCTTGTGGCGGCGTTGGCCGCGCTCGGGCTAGGTCTCGGTGGTGCATGGACCGTGCCGTTGCCGGATGCCAGGGCTGCGGCCGCCCCGGCGCCGTCCGGTACGATCACGTTGTATACCTCGGAGTCCGAGGACGACGTCAATGCGCTGGCCGGCGACTTCATGAAGCGCACCCCCGGCGTCACGGTCAAGATCTTTCGCGCCGGGACCGGCCCCGTGGAGGCGAAGATCGAGGCGGAGGAGCAGGCGGGCCGGATCCAGGCGGACGTGCTGTGGTTCGCCGATCCCGGGTTCCTCCACGATCTCTCCACCAAAGGGCAGCTTGGCGCGTACGCGCCGCCGGCGGCCCACGGGGTCCCGCGGGAGTTCCATTACGACGGCAACCAGTACCACGAGGTGCGCCTGATCTTCAACGTGATCGGCTACAACACGCTTGCGGTCCACTTCAAACCCACGAGTTGGTGGGACCTCGCGAAACCGCGGTACAAGGGACGGGCGGGGATGCCGAACCCGTTTGTCTCCGGTGCGGCGTTTGCGGGGGTCGGCACGTTCGCCAGCATGAAGGGGTTCGGCTGGGACTACTACCGCGCGCTCAAGCAGAACAATATGCAGATCATCCAGGCCAACGGCGACGTTCTCCAGAAGCTCGCGTCCGGCGAGGTCGTGGTCGCGCAGATCGTGGACTTTTTCGTGCGGCATGCGAAGGCGGACGGGTCGCCGGTTGACTACATCGTACCGTCGGAGGGTGCGCTCGTGATCCCGACGCCCGTCGCGATCGTGAAGGGCACGGGGAACCTCGTGGCGGCGCAGGCGTTCGTGAACTACCTGTACACCCCGGCCGCGCAGGCGCTGTTCGTGCAACGGTCGTACATCCCGGTCCTGCCCGGCGTCGCGCTGCCGCCCGGTGTGCCGCCGCTGTCCTCGATCAAGATCATCCAGCCGAACCTCCCGTACATCGCGCAGCACCGCGAGGACATCAAGAAGACGTTTACCGAGATCTTCGGCATTCAGTAG
- a CDS encoding carbohydrate ABC transporter permease yields the protein MSGRPATPRRAGALRLLPVHLVLWAVCAIWLAPTVGLLVSSFRPARDVNATGWWTVFWHPVLTLANYAQVVASDNIGVSFLNSLIITIPATVLPVLVAAYAAHAFSWMTFPGRSIVYACVVALLLVPLQTTFIPVLRLLTALGLTGTFPAVWLAHTGYGLPLAVYLLRNFIGALPKDVIDAAAIDGASATSTFFRVVLPMALPAVVSLTIFQFLWVWNDLLVALIYLGGDPRVAPLTVTISNLVNSLGGGWELLTAAAFVSMVLPLGVFFGLQRYFVRGILAGAVKG from the coding sequence ATGAGCGGACGCCCCGCCACCCCGCGGCGCGCGGGAGCCCTGAGGTTGTTGCCGGTACACCTCGTGCTCTGGGCGGTTTGCGCGATCTGGCTGGCGCCCACGGTCGGGCTCCTGGTCAGTTCCTTTCGTCCCGCCCGCGACGTGAACGCAACCGGGTGGTGGACCGTGTTCTGGCACCCGGTGTTGACGCTGGCCAACTACGCGCAGGTCGTCGCCTCCGACAACATCGGGGTGAGTTTTCTCAACAGCCTGATCATCACGATCCCGGCCACCGTGCTCCCGGTGCTCGTCGCAGCGTACGCGGCGCATGCGTTCTCGTGGATGACGTTTCCAGGACGGAGCATCGTGTACGCGTGCGTGGTCGCGCTGCTTTTGGTCCCGCTGCAGACGACGTTCATCCCCGTCCTCCGCCTGCTCACGGCCCTCGGTCTGACGGGAACCTTCCCGGCGGTCTGGTTGGCGCACACCGGGTACGGGTTGCCCCTGGCGGTGTACCTGCTCCGGAACTTCATCGGCGCGCTCCCCAAAGACGTGATCGACGCCGCCGCGATCGACGGCGCGTCCGCGACGAGCACGTTCTTCCGCGTCGTGCTGCCGATGGCGTTGCCCGCCGTGGTGTCGCTGACGATCTTTCAATTCCTGTGGGTCTGGAATGATCTGCTCGTGGCGCTGATCTACTTGGGCGGTGACCCTCGAGTCGCGCCGCTGACGGTGACGATCAGCAATCTCGTCAATTCTCTCGGCGGCGGATGGGAGCTCCTGACCGCCGCCGCGTTCGTGTCGATGGTCCTGCCGCTTGGGGTCTTCTTCGGCCTGCAACGCTACTTCGTGCGCGGGATCCTCGCCGGCGCGGTAAAAGGCTGA
- a CDS encoding sugar ABC transporter permease, which produces MERTETLLAVVIGAPVASAAYILCAEAALRRLAPGRQRLVRPWLWVGPALLLLVVFLVYPVVDTLALSFRDAAGRTWVGFANYRIALSDPDTLRALWNTMLWVVGFTGLSVGFGLAVAVLADRVRYEAVVKAIVFLPMALSFTAAGVIWKFVYEFRPAGAPQIGALNALLVAIVPGFTPRAWLTLSPENTPLLIAVGVWIWTGFCAVVLSAALKNVPRELIEAARIDGAGDARVFRQVQLPGIAPVVASIAITMLVTALKVFDVVYVMTSGNYGTDVVANRMYSELFTFRHPGRASALAAILLVGTIPLVVAVMRRAAREDAFR; this is translated from the coding sequence ATGGAGCGCACCGAAACTCTGCTCGCGGTAGTCATCGGCGCGCCGGTGGCGTCTGCGGCGTACATCCTCTGCGCCGAAGCGGCGCTGCGCCGGCTCGCGCCCGGGCGGCAGCGGCTCGTCCGGCCGTGGTTGTGGGTCGGCCCCGCGCTGCTCCTGCTCGTGGTGTTCCTCGTCTACCCGGTGGTGGACACTCTGGCGCTCAGCTTTCGGGACGCGGCCGGGCGCACGTGGGTCGGGTTCGCAAACTACCGCATCGCCCTGAGCGATCCCGACACGCTCCGCGCGCTGTGGAATACGATGCTGTGGGTCGTTGGGTTCACCGGGCTCTCCGTCGGCTTCGGTCTCGCGGTGGCCGTGCTCGCCGACCGGGTTCGGTACGAGGCGGTCGTCAAAGCGATCGTGTTCCTGCCGATGGCCTTGTCGTTCACGGCGGCGGGGGTCATCTGGAAGTTCGTGTACGAATTCCGCCCGGCGGGCGCGCCGCAGATCGGCGCGCTGAACGCGCTGTTGGTCGCGATCGTGCCGGGCTTCACCCCCCGAGCGTGGCTGACGTTGTCTCCGGAAAACACGCCGCTGCTGATCGCGGTCGGCGTCTGGATTTGGACGGGATTTTGCGCGGTCGTCCTGTCCGCGGCGCTCAAGAACGTTCCGCGGGAACTGATCGAGGCCGCGCGGATTGACGGCGCCGGAGACGCCAGGGTCTTCCGCCAGGTGCAGCTGCCGGGCATCGCGCCGGTCGTCGCGTCCATCGCGATTACGATGCTCGTGACCGCGCTCAAAGTGTTCGACGTCGTGTACGTGATGACGAGCGGCAACTACGGCACCGACGTCGTGGCCAATCGCATGTACAGCGAGCTGTTCACGTTCCGGCACCCCGGGCGTGCGAGCGCGCTCGCCGCGATCCTCCTGGTCGGTACCATCCCGCTCGTGGTGGCCGTGATGCGGCGCGCGGCGCGCGAGGACGCGTTCCGATGA
- a CDS encoding sugar phosphate isomerase/epimerase family protein, with the protein MPKAHDRYEVQLHCGHCHRTTPHLVVSGGGAVSRVFCIVCGRAVAVDTLQFMEQYVDSVMRRLLAKPFEITTEFRRQPREFIARLPGRVLTKPFRVAAEFRATMDIVRPRRATLRGARPALSVPLGDLPPVERRCRLLLSAPLMWAHDPLEILATARELGYDGVELWDYHLSETASDPATVGGQARDLGLVLTLHALSWDLNTTSRLDAIRSASLAALHHSIGLAARIGVATVVMHPGHATMPYDDAERYWPDLVAGVRELADHAGEHGMRLAVEHMEPRQGEYVVSPADANRLVRETGRDNVGTALDVAHIPWGTDEVAFIGTLERITHVHLSDADESRLHLPLGQGARDLVRVLAALRTYDGAVACEGHSMGAGDDLARWNKARFEELWRDAAAVPGDAASVPAGGTG; encoded by the coding sequence ATGCCGAAGGCCCACGACCGCTACGAGGTCCAGCTGCACTGCGGACACTGCCACCGGACCACGCCGCACCTGGTGGTGTCCGGCGGGGGCGCTGTGTCGCGCGTGTTCTGCATCGTCTGCGGCCGGGCCGTGGCGGTGGACACGCTCCAGTTCATGGAGCAGTACGTCGACAGCGTCATGCGGAGGCTCCTCGCGAAGCCGTTCGAGATCACGACCGAGTTCCGGCGGCAACCGCGGGAGTTCATCGCACGGCTGCCCGGTCGGGTCCTCACGAAACCGTTCCGTGTTGCCGCAGAGTTTCGCGCCACGATGGACATCGTGCGCCCCAGGCGCGCCACGCTCCGGGGCGCGCGCCCCGCGCTCTCCGTCCCGCTCGGGGACCTGCCGCCGGTCGAGCGCCGTTGCCGGCTGCTCCTCAGCGCACCGCTCATGTGGGCGCACGACCCTCTGGAGATCTTGGCGACCGCGCGCGAACTCGGGTACGACGGCGTCGAATTGTGGGACTACCATCTCAGCGAGACGGCGAGCGATCCGGCGACGGTCGGCGGGCAGGCGCGGGACCTGGGGCTCGTCCTGACCCTGCACGCGCTCAGCTGGGATCTCAACACGACGTCCAGGCTGGACGCGATCCGCTCCGCGTCGCTGGCCGCGCTTCACCACTCGATTGGGCTCGCGGCCCGGATCGGCGTGGCGACGGTCGTGATGCACCCGGGCCATGCGACCATGCCGTACGACGACGCCGAGCGGTACTGGCCGGACTTGGTCGCTGGTGTCCGCGAGCTGGCCGACCACGCTGGGGAGCACGGCATGCGCCTCGCCGTCGAACACATGGAGCCGCGGCAAGGCGAGTACGTAGTATCTCCGGCCGACGCCAACCGGCTCGTCCGGGAAACCGGCCGGGACAACGTCGGTACGGCACTGGACGTGGCGCACATCCCGTGGGGCACCGATGAGGTGGCGTTCATCGGGACGCTGGAGCGGATCACGCACGTGCACCTGAGCGACGCCGATGAGTCCCGCCTGCACCTGCCGCTCGGCCAGGGGGCGCGCGATCTCGTCCGCGTACTCGCGGCTCTTCGAACCTACGACGGCGCCGTGGCGTGCGAAGGCCACTCCATGGGTGCGGGCGACGACCTGGCGCGCTGGAACAAGGCGCGGTTCGAAGAGCTCTGGCGGGATGCCGCGGCGGTGCCTGGAGACGCCGCGTCGGTGCCGGCCGGCGGGACCGGGTAG
- a CDS encoding extracellular solute-binding protein, whose product MGKGLAALAWVACALLFAACARPGTTGGARGGAVSVLGVWGGSELDSFRAMVKPFETRTGITVQYEGTRDLNAVLTARVQGGHPPDLAALPGPGQIAELARAGSLKPLDHAVDPGEMAREYTRTWIDLGSVGGRLYSIVIKTAVKGLVWYDPHTWAAAGYQVPSTWGQLLSLTQAIASGGKTAWCVGLESGAATGWPATDWIEILLLRAAGPGVYEQWYRHEIPWTDPRVRAAWQRFGQIAANPKNVYGGTPAELATNFGQAPFPMFVTPPGCYMHLQATFIQDFIHTQYPQLQPGRDVAFFPFPTIAPAYATDVEVAGDLVGMFNDTPQARALVRYLATAAAQEIWVKRGAALSPNRGVPLTAYPDSLSRRAAEMLVTSDAARFDASDMMPQAVTDAFYKATLDYVRDPARLTEILRRLEQVSRENYK is encoded by the coding sequence ATGGGGAAAGGACTCGCGGCGCTAGCCTGGGTCGCGTGCGCGCTGCTGTTCGCCGCGTGCGCCCGGCCCGGTACCACGGGAGGCGCCCGCGGCGGTGCCGTCAGTGTGCTCGGCGTCTGGGGCGGATCCGAACTCGACAGCTTTCGCGCGATGGTGAAGCCGTTCGAGACGCGGACCGGCATCACCGTTCAGTACGAGGGCACGCGGGACCTGAACGCGGTGCTGACGGCCCGGGTCCAGGGAGGCCATCCGCCAGACCTCGCCGCCCTGCCGGGGCCCGGGCAGATCGCGGAGCTCGCGCGCGCCGGCAGCCTCAAGCCGCTCGATCACGCCGTCGATCCAGGGGAGATGGCACGCGAGTACACACGCACCTGGATCGACCTCGGGAGTGTTGGCGGGCGACTCTACAGCATTGTCATCAAGACCGCGGTCAAAGGGCTGGTCTGGTATGATCCGCACACCTGGGCCGCCGCCGGCTATCAGGTGCCGAGCACGTGGGGGCAGCTGCTGTCCCTGACGCAGGCGATCGCGTCCGGCGGGAAGACGGCGTGGTGCGTGGGACTCGAGAGCGGTGCGGCCACCGGGTGGCCGGCAACCGATTGGATCGAGATCCTCCTGCTCCGCGCGGCCGGACCGGGTGTGTACGAGCAGTGGTACCGACACGAGATTCCGTGGACAGATCCGCGGGTTAGGGCCGCATGGCAGCGGTTCGGGCAGATCGCCGCGAACCCCAAGAACGTCTACGGTGGCACGCCAGCCGAGCTGGCAACAAACTTCGGCCAGGCGCCGTTCCCCATGTTCGTCACCCCTCCAGGGTGCTACATGCACCTCCAGGCGACGTTCATTCAGGACTTTATCCACACACAGTACCCGCAGCTCCAACCGGGTCGCGATGTGGCATTCTTCCCCTTCCCAACGATCGCGCCCGCCTACGCGACGGACGTCGAGGTGGCCGGCGATCTGGTGGGCATGTTCAACGACACGCCGCAGGCGCGGGCGCTGGTGCGCTATCTTGCCACGGCGGCCGCGCAGGAGATCTGGGTGAAGCGCGGGGCCGCTCTGTCGCCGAACCGCGGGGTCCCGCTGACCGCCTATCCCGATTCGCTCAGCCGCCGCGCGGCCGAGATGCTGGTGACCTCCGACGCCGCACGGTTCGACGCCTCCGACATGATGCCGCAGGCCGTCACCGACGCCTTCTACAAGGCGACCCTCGACTACGTGCGCGACCCCGCGCGGCTCACGGAGATCCTGCGGCGCCTCGAACAGGTCTCGCGGGAGAACTACAAGTAG